One Edaphobacter flagellatus genomic region harbors:
- a CDS encoding acyl carrier protein encodes MDDITKRSIEIIAKAKNIPADNINLNTTFEELNIDSLDKINISFEVEEAFHIEIPDDALGSLKTVGDVVNGVKQLVEAKEAGSAPAATS; translated from the coding sequence ATGGACGACATTACAAAACGTTCTATTGAGATCATCGCCAAGGCCAAGAACATCCCCGCAGACAATATCAATCTCAACACCACCTTCGAAGAGCTCAATATCGATTCGCTCGATAAGATCAACATCTCCTTCGAGGTTGAAGAGGCGTTCCACATCGAGATTCCCGACGATGCTCTCGGCTCGCTCAAGACCGTCGGCGATGTTGTCAACGGCGTCAAGCAGCTCGTCGAGGCCAAAGAAGCCGGCTCCGCGCCTGCAGCCACGTCGTAA
- a CDS encoding type III polyketide synthase — protein sequence MRIASVGTAYPPHRYPQSVIAEALRGRWEHKMEEPRLLTRLFANCGVDFRNTVFPLESYPSLDTFEKTNNAWIKAAVDLGQQAICRALDHAEISPEDIGAIFFASVTGIASPTVDARLINRLPFSVNVKRTPIFGLGCVAGAAGISRASDYVRAFPDQYALLLSVELCSLTWQDDDQSIANLISCGLFGDGAAAVVLAGAETPLAKRSTGPRVLATRSTFYRNTERVMGWDIVNTGFRIVLSPDVPKVVEENLLGNVEGFLADNNLTRDDISTYIFHSGGPKVLEAMQKSLGLPADALAPSWKSLREVGNLSAASVLAVLEDYLKVHPGKPGTYSILAAMGPAFCSELVLLQW from the coding sequence ATGCGCATCGCCTCGGTCGGAACTGCCTACCCTCCTCATCGTTATCCACAATCTGTCATCGCCGAAGCCCTCCGCGGCCGCTGGGAGCACAAAATGGAAGAGCCTCGTCTGCTGACGCGCCTCTTTGCTAACTGTGGTGTCGATTTCCGCAATACTGTCTTCCCGCTTGAGAGCTATCCGTCTCTCGACACCTTCGAGAAAACCAACAATGCCTGGATCAAAGCCGCCGTCGATCTCGGCCAGCAGGCTATCTGCCGTGCGCTCGACCACGCCGAGATCTCTCCTGAAGACATCGGTGCCATCTTCTTCGCTTCGGTGACCGGCATCGCCAGCCCGACCGTTGACGCACGGCTCATCAACCGGCTGCCCTTCTCCGTCAACGTCAAGCGCACACCGATCTTCGGCCTGGGCTGTGTTGCAGGAGCCGCCGGGATCTCGCGCGCCTCCGACTACGTTCGCGCCTTTCCCGACCAATACGCGCTACTGCTTTCGGTCGAGCTCTGCTCGCTCACCTGGCAGGACGACGACCAGTCCATCGCGAACCTCATCTCCTGCGGACTCTTCGGCGACGGAGCAGCCGCTGTAGTCCTCGCCGGCGCCGAGACTCCGCTCGCTAAACGCAGCACCGGCCCCCGCGTGCTTGCTACGCGTTCCACCTTCTACCGCAACACCGAGCGAGTTATGGGCTGGGACATCGTCAACACCGGTTTCCGTATCGTCCTCTCGCCTGACGTGCCAAAGGTCGTCGAAGAGAACCTGCTCGGCAACGTTGAAGGCTTCCTTGCCGACAACAATCTCACGCGTGACGACATCTCGACCTACATCTTCCATTCCGGCGGCCCCAAAGTGCTTGAGGCCATGCAGAAGTCGCTCGGTCTGCCAGCCGACGCCCTCGCTCCCTCCTGGAAGAGTCTTCGCGAAGTCGGCAACCTCTCCGCAGCCTCCGTTCTGGCTGTACTCGAGGACTACCTCAAGGTGCACCCCGGCAAGCCTGGCACGTACTCTATCCTTGCCGCCATGGGACCGGCCTTCTGCTCCGAGCTGGTTCTGCTTCAGTGGTAG
- a CDS encoding ArsR/SmtB family transcription factor: MKPNLDIIFAALADPTRRAIVARLAEGEASVAELAEPFAMSQPAVSKHLKVLEHAGLISRGRDAQRRPCRLEAEPLAEANAWLERYREAWEQNFARLDSLLEELKAEEAQPRSVKTRQKRKNHRKHA, translated from the coding sequence ATGAAACCGAATCTCGATATCATTTTCGCGGCGCTTGCCGATCCGACACGCCGGGCCATCGTTGCCCGGCTTGCGGAGGGCGAGGCGTCGGTTGCGGAACTGGCAGAGCCGTTTGCGATGAGCCAGCCTGCGGTCTCGAAGCACCTGAAGGTGCTGGAACATGCCGGGTTGATCTCGCGTGGACGCGATGCGCAACGCAGGCCGTGCAGGCTTGAGGCGGAGCCGCTGGCCGAGGCGAATGCGTGGCTGGAACGCTATCGCGAGGCATGGGAGCAGAACTTTGCGAGGCTGGATTCCTTGCTGGAAGAATTGAAGGCCGAAGAGGCACAGCCAAGAAGCGTAAAGACACGACAGAAGAGAAAGAACCACAGAAAGCACGCATAA
- a CDS encoding SRPBCC family protein: MLTKETGKLKLAAMGDREVVITREFKASRKLVYAAFTNPDLVKRWLAGPEDWAMTVCEIDLQVGGSYRYEWKKASTGETMGMGGVYKEIISDERIVATEKFDMAWYPGGATVTTSFREGSGVTTAETRVLYDSKEACEMVLRSPMDVGMEASYARLDTLLETKFA, encoded by the coding sequence ATGCTAACGAAAGAGACAGGAAAACTGAAGCTGGCCGCGATGGGCGACCGTGAGGTTGTGATCACACGTGAGTTCAAGGCATCACGCAAGCTGGTCTATGCCGCGTTTACCAATCCCGATCTGGTGAAGCGGTGGCTGGCCGGGCCGGAAGACTGGGCAATGACGGTCTGCGAGATCGATCTGCAGGTCGGCGGCTCATATCGCTACGAGTGGAAGAAGGCGTCCACGGGCGAAACGATGGGGATGGGCGGCGTCTACAAGGAGATTATTTCCGACGAGCGCATCGTGGCGACTGAGAAGTTTGATATGGCGTGGTATCCGGGCGGCGCGACGGTGACAACGTCATTTCGCGAGGGTAGTGGCGTGACTACAGCAGAAACGCGTGTGCTGTATGACTCAAAGGAGGCTTGCGAGATGGTGCTGCGTTCGCCAATGGATGTGGGCATGGAGGCGAGCTATGCGCGTTTGGACACATTGCTGGAAACGAAGTTCGCCTGA
- a CDS encoding beta-ketoacyl-[acyl-carrier-protein] synthase family protein yields the protein MNRVVITGLGCVSPIGSSVSAFRESLFSGRTGISRIANVPDAPDGDPGVRYTQAAQVLDFDPAQHLDSGIISASNRNTHFAIVAARQAAQQAELTKHHAPGDIAIIMGCACGGRSSEESEVKNLYTRNARAHPLTIVRTMSSAGASNISIDLKITGPTLDISTACASATHAIGLAFHMVRSGMSTAAICGGHEAPLSWGFYRAWDSMRVVSPTQCKPFAADRDGMTLGEGAAMLVIETLESAQARNATIFAELIGFGMSADANHITQPQAEGAAAAMRKAIADAGISPDEVGYINAHGTGTQANDATESAAIHQVFGARASQIPLSSTKSLHGHAIGASGALEALATVLALQEGRLPQTAGVTAPDASLNVDVILNEPRPTGPTVAISNSLAFGGLNAVIALRSWSA from the coding sequence GTGAACCGCGTTGTCATCACAGGTCTCGGCTGCGTCAGCCCCATCGGCTCCTCCGTCTCCGCATTCCGCGAATCGCTCTTCTCCGGAAGAACCGGCATCTCCCGCATCGCGAATGTTCCCGACGCACCCGACGGTGACCCCGGTGTCCGCTACACGCAGGCTGCGCAGGTACTCGATTTTGATCCAGCCCAGCACCTCGATTCAGGCATCATCTCCGCCAGCAACCGCAACACGCACTTCGCCATCGTCGCTGCGCGTCAGGCAGCGCAGCAGGCCGAGCTGACAAAGCATCACGCTCCCGGCGACATCGCCATCATCATGGGCTGCGCCTGCGGTGGCCGTTCGTCCGAAGAGAGCGAAGTCAAAAACCTCTACACGCGTAATGCCCGTGCGCATCCGTTAACCATCGTGCGCACCATGTCGTCCGCGGGAGCCAGCAATATCTCGATCGATCTGAAGATCACCGGCCCAACGCTCGACATCTCCACTGCCTGTGCCTCCGCAACGCACGCCATCGGACTCGCCTTTCACATGGTGCGCTCCGGCATGTCGACTGCGGCTATCTGCGGAGGGCATGAAGCTCCGCTGAGCTGGGGCTTCTATCGCGCGTGGGACTCCATGCGAGTCGTCTCCCCCACGCAGTGCAAGCCCTTCGCCGCAGACCGCGACGGCATGACGCTGGGCGAAGGCGCTGCGATGCTCGTTATCGAAACACTGGAATCCGCGCAGGCACGTAACGCCACTATCTTCGCGGAACTAATCGGCTTCGGTATGTCTGCCGACGCCAACCACATCACGCAGCCTCAGGCCGAAGGCGCCGCAGCCGCGATGCGCAAGGCCATTGCCGATGCCGGTATCTCACCGGACGAGGTGGGCTATATCAACGCACACGGCACCGGAACTCAGGCCAACGACGCGACGGAATCCGCCGCAATCCACCAGGTCTTCGGCGCACGCGCTTCACAGATTCCGCTCAGCTCCACCAAATCGCTGCACGGCCATGCCATCGGAGCCAGCGGCGCGCTTGAAGCACTCGCCACGGTGCTCGCACTGCAAGAAGGCCGACTCCCGCAGACTGCCGGTGTCACCGCACCCGACGCCTCGCTCAACGTCGACGTCATCCTCAATGAGCCACGCCCTACGGGCCCAACCGTTGCGATCTCCAACTCACTTGCCTTCGGTGGGCTCAACGCTGTGATCGCACTACGCAGCTGGTCTGCGTAG